ggtttaaaccatgacaacataTTTCCTTTCTAAACAAAGAAGACACTTGGTTTCAATGAAATTGTATTTCACTTGAGTGTTCTAAAATATCTCATAATGCAAATTTTCAGAAATCTGTGAGCAGCGTGCATTCACTGCATATATCAGTCAGTTTGGAGAACAATGGTAACTGCATTTGTTATTCCCACCTTCCCACACATGCTAATTGCTGGTACAGCAGAATATCATATTTACACATTTATACAAAAATCATCCATCCAAATCAAAAGCTGAAGAGCCAAGAAGCTGTTTTGTGTTGTGACAGTTCACTTGACCAAAGTAGTTTTGCATAGATTTATTAGTACATGATATCTTCTGCTGTAACATttgcttcttctgttttagtCTTAATTTTAGGGAAATGAATCCCACTAATGGCTATTAGCAGCAAATTCACCGCATGTGCTGTGGCGCTTGCCACACAAAGCCAAAAAGAGTCTTCAAACCTTTCTTCTAAGACAACGAATTGAAAGACATTTTCACGAAAACTGGCGATTCTTTCTGTGAGGTGATGAAATTTCACAGCAGCCATAAAGCTGGTGACTGCAAGTACTAGAAATCCAcctgcaatgaaatgaaacaaggCAGATTATGGTTGGGCTTCAGAAGACTTACTGAATACAATAGTGGGTGTGATACAGACTAGGGATGGATTTAGGCATGGCTTAAACACCTTCAAAATGCTTAGTTTTTATTGTATGGCCAAATGTTGTACCAGTGTTGGTAATAAAGTCCTTCCTTCAATGGTACAGACAGGGCCTAATGACTGGCATTCACAGCTCCTGTAAAAAGCTGATAGATGCGAACTCACTGCTACCTTCATTTTATTCACAAGTATTTAACTCAAGGAAATATTCAGTAAGGCAAGAGAAGGGACATTTAACATTGTGTATGAATGTGACTGGTAAAAGCTACTGGTAAATGCTGTTACCTGCAATGAAGTTCCAAAGGCAAACTCCTGCTGGACCTTTAATAGCCCGGTAAGGAACTTTTATTGCGTTAAGAATGCAGAATCCAAAACTGaccagagaaaaggaaatggccACACAGAGGAACATTATAATGATGACGTGCAGGCCTGTATTCAGCTTTTTCACCATGTGTGGGAAAACTgtcaaggaaggaaaatgtcatCTAGTCAGTGTGTGTTTTTTCTCGACAACAGCAAACATCACactgtgctggtgctgcagacTTAAATCATACTGAAACAAGACTATCTTTTACAGAGGTGATCAATTCAGGTAAGTACACTTTAGTTCATGATACTTTATTTGTCACTACATCACACAAACTAAGGATATTCTACTGCAGGAATATCCTTTACAAAGGTGCTGTGAATAAGGATTCAGGCTTAAGTCCTGCTTAATTTATCTACTTGTGTTAATGTCTTTATCTCTGCTATAGAATTAATTagtaattaattaattagaaaGTTTATTAAAGAGTCCAGAAAGCTGTACAGAGATTAAAGGAGACTGGCTACTTTTTCCTCATTCTCTTTGACAGGATAGGGTGAGAGAACTGGTATGGTATTTCTGAATAGAGGAGCAGAACAGAGCTGGAAGAGGTTTGACCTGATGGCTGGTCTGCCAGCCATTCAAACTCACTGGACAGAGTAATTGCGTGTGACTGCTCTGCCCATGTCATGAAGTTGCAGCTGCAGTCAGAGCTTGAGCAAGACTTGGTTATTATAAAAGTGACTAGTCCACATTCATCTCAGCTTAACAACTGGTCATGCTGATCCAAGTTAAGGGTGCTCTGATTCTCTTCATTCCTCTTAAGTCCCACAGTCCTGCCTGCCTTCGAGTTTTTAGAGTGGTGCTGTGCAGTTGTGTAGTCAGCCATGATCCTATGGGAAactaatgggttttttttggtaggtTCATTTTTTGGCCAGCTTAACTAACTTCCTGACCAACTTCACTGCAACAACTTAAAGAGCCATTGCAAAGGATTGGGCAGGACAGCATTCCTGTGGGCTACAGAGAGGatgaggctgcagcagcttcaACTTGTATCGGTTTAAGTCACGGTGGATCCACACGCTGAACGGAAAATCATTAatgcaaaataacattttcactACAGCAcatgatgtgcaaaaactggtaaTCACCCAAAGTACAGATCAGTGTCTGAGTGCTTTTGAGACCTCAAGAAAAtcttttaagttaaaaaaaaataaatagaaattctTACAGATGTATTCAAGagttcagcatttttttctctccaaagttacgaggaaaaaaggtaaaaatgtcTTCAACACATTAATAAAGTTAGGAGTGTCTGCTATGGCAGACAGCTGCATTAGGAGAGctagagaaatgcagaaatctgGCCAGCTAAATAGATCTCTGCTtcttaaaggaataaaaaggttAAGGAGTTCAACAGAGAAGGTGAGGACAGAGGCATAGAGAGATTGCAGCGCAACACTTGGCATAGGAAAGAGTCAGTCAAGGAGAAGGTATGATTTACAGGGTCATCTCCAAATGACTTTCACTCCCTTCACAAGACCAACAGGAAACCCTCAATCTAGCCTTAGGGATTTCCCTCCCCCACCTCCATATCTTGATTTCAGGATATAACAGAACACAACTGGTAGAAAAAAGTTAGCCCAAAATGATAGATATTTTGCATTTGCACTCAGATCCCAAACCATAAAACCCACATGTCAGCCACAAATACAAATTTAATAATAGCAATTTGCATTCTATGAggtctttaaacaaaaaatatttttaaagttgaaCTTGACATCAGACTAAAGAGTCAACCAAACCTGTACTTACTTGTGAACTGGGAGCGCCGCCCGCCCAACCCACACTGCCGAATTTTGCCGCCCCGGAAGAGTCCGTAGTAAATTTCTCCAATGAACTTGATCAGCTCTGGATCTGTGGCATTGACCAAATCAGCTCCTGTTTTGCAAAGGATCTTCCCAGTCATCCACTTTGGGGTCCCCATTGCAACAACAATCAGGATAAAAGACACAAAACTTACTAGAGAAGCCAAGGCAAATAAAGTCTTTTTAAAGCAGCCAGGCATCCTAGTGTTTTCAAGGAATCATCACCAAGGCCTCTCTGCAGCAGGCACGTCTCCGTTCTTTCTCATGCTCCAAAATTCACAAATGAAGAGCAGGTGCTTCAGAATACATCTCATTGTACTTTGAATCTCCAGAAATTAATCAGTTAAAAATCAAATGAACAATGTATTTTGCTGCAATAACATCCTGAAATGGCTGCAAGGAACAGCTTCATTATACTGTAGAGTGGTGATGCTTGTTTCTGCGGAAAGTAATTCTATCTCTATTGCCTGGCTAAGGTTTCATCAGCGGTTTAACTGTCCTGCTCAAATGACattaagttctttactgtaacctcatgggaagaaaatgaggaGCAGAATCCGGTTTTTTAGATTGTTAAACGTGGGTAAGTAGCTGTGTGCAGGGGGCCAAGGATTAAACCAGGCAATTCGGCAGCCGGGTTCTCCGGGCTCCTGAGCCGCAGGGGGCCCCCTGCTCGCCCCCGCACGCGGGTACATGGCAGTGCCGCCGAGGCGGCGCGCTGCGGCGCGGCTCGGAGCCCTCCCGTCTCTCGGCCTGCCAGCGGAGGGAGGCACATCACCAGTGCTCCGCGCCGTGCGGCACATACGGACCCCCCGAACACATGTGGTTCCTGCCGCCCCAGGGACTGAGCTAAACGGCGTAATCCAAGCTACAGGCGCGACCCACGGGTGCTGAACAAACCCGCCTGTAATTGCCTGCACTCCTACGATTACCGCTACTTCAGCCCTGCAGGGACCTCTGTAACCGCGAATTAATTACTTAATTAATCAATTAACCCTGGCGGTAACACAGCCTGTCGCTGGAACTCAGACCAGGAGGGACGGTCGCCTTGGCCGGGGGAGCTGTGAGGGTGGATGCCTACGGATAGGTGCCTACCCCTCAACACCGCCGCCTCAAGGGTGCGGGATTTCCAGAGGTAAAAGTCTCCCAGCCGCGCCGCACCGCACCACCCGAGCCGCGAGCCCCAGTGCAGGCTGGCGCTCGGCCAAGACCCCGCGGTTTCTCCTCGGCCCGGCCGCGGCAGTGCCCCGGAACCGCCGCAGAAGGATGAAccttcctgcccctgcaggcCCCGCCACTGCCACCAGAGTCGGGCTCTGCCGCCTTGCACCCGCCCCCGGCGGGGGCAGCCCGCATGCGCAGGCGGGACCGCCCGGCCACCAAGGGAAGTGCTGTGCGCCgaagcagtgctggagctggagtGGGGCGGGCTGCGCTGGCAGGCAGCATGGCCGCGGCGGGCAGGGTGCTGGTGTACGGGGGTAGAGGCGCGCTGGGGTCCCAGTGCGTGCGGTACCTCAAGTCCAGGGACTGGGTAAGCGCCGGCCGGCCGGCCGGGCGGGAGGTGGCGAGGCGGGGAGCGCTGCCGATCGAGGGGCAGCATGAGGCGGTTCGGCGGCCGGGCGCTAACGCGCTGCTCTCTCTGCAGTGGGTGGCCAGCATCGACCTGGCGGAGAACGAGGACGCCAGCGCCAGCGTGGTGGTGAAGATGGGCGACTCTTTCCCCGAGCATGCTGAGCAGGTGGGTGGGCGCGGGGCGGCCGAAGGCGGTGGAGGGGGGCGGCCAGCCGCTCCTTCGTGCTCTCATCAGTGTGCGCTTGCCAGTGCTGCGGCCGCAGGGAGGGAGGCGGCTGCAGGGATGGGTCCGGGTTCGGGCAAGAAGCAGCCGCTGTGGGCTAAGGAGCGTACCAGTGGCGGTACCCTCAGCCCGAAGGTAATCACATCTCCCTGTCACTGCTTCCTTCTTATTTGTAATTTAATTGCATGCATGAATATGCGGAAAAAGCTTGATGTGGGATTTTGGAGGTTCAGCACGTAATGCAGTTTTGCATTACTTTTCTCTTGGTGACTGGAAAAGTCACAGGCTGAATCAGGTGAGTATAATAAAGATGAATTTGGGCGCCTTAAAATGCAACAACACTTCTCTCGAATGTCCTAAATCTTAAATACATAGTTTGTAGGTTTCAAAGCGTTCAAACTAACCCCTGATGGGATAGGTAGAGAATACACTGGTTTCCACAAAGGTGAATATGGGAGAATCCAAGCTAGCCTAAAAACTGTTCTGCTTCATTCTCAAGAGATGGgatttagtttttaatttgtAACTTTTGACTCTGTTTTTCTTGTTGATAAACTGAACCATTAGCCAGTGTTTTCTCGCTATCTACTAATTCTTAAGGCTCTTGAAGAGTAATGAAGAGTTTGTAACGTATTTTTCAATGCTCAACTGTTGTGAAAACCAGCGGATATTTGTCTTTGTTGAGAGACAGGCTGTGTGCTTTTCACTTTGGCAGAGAAAATCGGTAGGCAACACATTTATTGCCAACTGTGAAGTCTTGTATTTGAAAGTGGAAAGTATACTGGATATTTAAAAGTATACAAATATAAATTAAGGGACCAGACTTGAACTGATGGTTGTAGTCTAGATAGAAGCAATAAAAAGGCTAATCTTCAGTTGTTCATTTCTTGCACTATCATCAAAAGTGACACCTGTAGTCCTGGTCAGACCTGGAGTTTCATTTTCCATGTTCAGCAGTACCATACCCAGAGAAGAACCTGTCAAAAAGTGAGTCACAAATAAAAACTGTTAATGATACAGGTCAGGGTCAGGTCTTTCAGTCCAGCTAAAATCAATTATTTCCAGTACCATCATGCACTGTGCAAGCTGACCTTCTTTGGGCTGACTTTCATCTGTAGTTGTCTTTCAACACAATTACTCTTGAGTTTATATAGATcataaatgttaattttatgcatttatttcaatTGCTGTGTGTTGTGTTACTTGGCTAAAAAGTGGGTCAGTCTTGACATTTACTTCTGTGCCTTACTCATCCAGCATTTCCAATGTGTCTTTGTTCTGTGTACTGTAGGTGACAGCAGAGGTTGGAAAACTCCTTGGTGAAGAAAAGGTGGATGCAATCTTGTGTGTAGCAGGAGGATGGGCTGGAGGCAGCGCCAAAGCTAAGTGTAAGCCTTTGTTACATGTGTGTCAGTAAACACGTGAATGAAATCTGAGAGGAATCCTTAAAAATCATGGTAATAGGGATATTTCAGATGGTCTTTCTTCCCGAGTCCAGAAGAGGACATGAGCATAGAAGTACAGAATGGCTCAGTCACAATGCTGCTTAGTGCTTCTCTGAACTTTTGCGATTAAATTTGCACGGCACTTGGTATTCTCAGTAATACTTCTTGGTGTGCCAGTTTGCACTGAAAAATCTCGATGCACTTTATGAAGGAGTTCAGTGTTATTTGCTATGAACTAACTTCTGATGAGTTTACCTATATCAGGCAAGTTACATAAAACAATGGCTTGTCAGGAACATCAGTTGTTTCCCAGTTCATTGCTATATGCATATAAGCTCAGTTGCCTCCTGTAGTTCTCTGAGCTACTAATGTGCAATACAGTGTTGGAAGAGGCTGTCTAATGGCCTGAGATCatgctacagaaaaaaagcctgtaGACATGGAATATTCAGAATGAAATTTTATACTTTACCTGCTAGTGTAGAAATACAAGCTAAAAAATAGTCTTGTTTTCTGTCTGGAGGAAATTTGATAAAATGTATTCTGTTCTTTCCCCAGTCCAGTTTGGACATGAAAggcaaagatttttctttgaagagtGGCAAGATGGAAAGGCATATGTGCTTATGCTACAGCTGCATTATGTTAGATTGTTAGTTTAAATAAGCTACTTTATCATAACCATGGTTTATAGTGATGGTGTTGATAGAGTAGTAGGGTATCTTGGGATAGGTGGTTGGCTTACACCACGGTTATTTAGACTTGTTCCGTATTGTGTTACGGAAATGGTCATTCTGAAATACTAGAATCTTTGGcattattgcttttcttttttcccatgtaGATATTGATAATAAAGAAAACCATTGCTGAGAGTTCATATTTTGCTTCCATTTGAAGTTACTATTGTACCTCCCTTGTAGGCTGCCTTACTGGGGATTGCAGCACGCTTACTAACTCCAGTACATAGGTGCACTGGAACACTCATTTGGTACAGTGCAGATGGGTGTGTATTCGGTATTCCATGACAGTGTCCTAATGTCAGGCAGACAGGTTGTTTCTTGGTTTATGAAGTaatctgacaaaaaaaatattccatgaCAGTGTCCTAATGTCAGGCAGACAGGTTGTTTCTTGGTTTATGAAGTAATCTGACAATGAGAAATACTTTCTTGTTGGACTCCTTTGTCTCTTGGAGTCTTCTGTCATACTAATGGAGCATAGTCCTTTTGCAGTCAGTGAGGAAGTTATGAAAAGAGTCAGATCTTGCGGCTATAAGGTGGGGTGAAGCTAGTGTGAGAGTTTTGAGGTCCTTGACACAGATTGAAGCAACCTTATAGGAGTTTCAAGAACTTGGAACTCTGAACCATTAATGGAGAGCTAATGGAACTGTTTTGTGTgagtttgctttttatttgtggTGGTGAGAAAGTAGGTAACTGCCTAGAATATATGTTGTAGAGTTGGAACTTGGAGCCTAAAGAGAAGGGAGATACAAAGGACATAAATTGGTATTTTAGCGAATGTGGAAGTAGAAAATAGTAGAAAGCATGTTTCCTGTTGTATTCTGACAGTAAGGAAATTGGAGTTAGAAGTCTTCTAACTCTTAGTTGATTTTACTAATTCTCTTCCTAATTAGCTTTGTACAAAAACTGTGATCTGATGTGGAAGCAGAGTGTTTGGACATCGACTATTTCCAGCCACCTAGCCACAAAACATCTGAAAGAAGGTGGCCTCTTGACTTTGACAGGAGCTCAAGCTGCTTTGGCTGGAACCCCAGGTAAAATGCAATACATGGTAACTGCTGGGACATCACCAGTTACAGTTGTCTGTGTGAGCATTCTTGTTTATGAAGCAGCAATTTCACTCTCCAGTTTCTTGACATTTAGTACAAGTGGAAAATTGctgctgaaacactgaagtgTTGCACTTTTACAGGTAACAGTACAGAATCTCTTCACACTGGAGTGCAAACAGAATCTGTATTTAAATAGCATCCTTGACCATGGTGAAATGTACCTGGCTAATACAtgatacaataaaaaaaatttggaaaataattttcagaagaATAGAAGCACACAGTAAGCTGTAAGGataatcgtagaatcacagaatggttggggttgtaagggaccttaaatctcatctagttccaatccccctgccatggtcagggacaccttccaatagacAAGTTTGCTtgaagctccatccaacctggccttgaacactgccagggatgggacatccagagcttctctgggcaacctgttccagtgcctcaaatAAAGTAGAATGTCCTGTTTGTGTTCTGAAAGGTAAAGTCCTTAGTTGCACAATTTTTCCATTGGCAATGACTCAGCTAATTCTGTTGACTCTGTCTTGTTCATGTTCCGATTCCCATCTGCCTTTGCTTCAGACACAGATAAGCTTGTTGATGTTCAGCTTTGACATCTGCTAGCTATTTAATACAAGCTTTACTGGGTTTTTCATCTCGCTCCTCAGCAGGTTGGTCTGCATGGAGAGAGAAATCTGGGAGCGATCTAACATTAAAGCAGCACTGACACAAGCCCACATGCAGGGAGTGGAAAGGTTTTGAGACAAATACTTGTATTTCCCAATCTTTTGTTAGCATGACTTTAACTATATTTTCATGAGACATAGGTagtaaaattttaaaacatccaTTTTATGAACATCCCTGAAGGCTGTGTCTGAAACTGTTTGGGGAAGAATAGGCTATATTTTCTAGTTAGTGGTTTATCGTGTATGCTTAGAGCTGCTTCTGGCATAGTCAGAAGATAAAAGGCTTATTTTATGAGAATAAGCAGATGCATAATTTACAGTGTACTGCTGCTGACcgtatataaatgaaaaaatgtgaACTCCAGCAAACTTTCCTGTTTATtatttggtggttttgggggagGTAGGGACCACAGCACAGGAAACTGATTTGCTTTCATGTTCTGAActagctggtttcagctagtctGGATTTTTTCCCGAAGAACACAGCAGTGCTTTCAGCAAACACATGCAActcattaacatcaggaagaattGGGAAAGAGTTGTTGCTCAACTTTTGCAAATAGGACTTACTAGGCTTGTTACTACAGCCCTTATGGAAAGAGTaatctttttcttgtttgctattagcatggtttttcttttgctgtgtgaAAATGTTGACTTGCATAATGCgaactgaaaaatactgaaaatcacAGTTACAGAAACAGTCTGACAGTGGTGGCTAAGGAATGTAGAAGCATGAATAGGTTAAAGAAGACTTAGAATGTTTGCTTTAGACAGGACAAGAGGGGAATGCCATACAGTTGCAAGTATCTTTATTGTAACAGTAATACAAGCTTGCTCCTGCTGCCCCTGATTCTCCTGATAAAAATGGCATGCTACATTATGTGCAATTTGATATAGTGGAGACAGTGCTACAATGTAAATTTGCCTCCATAAATTTGGTACAAAACACTTCCTCAGGAACACTGGAAAGGAGTTGTGTAGTTATGTATAAATGGGCAGAAAGGCATCCAGTTGTAGagatgaaatgcatttttcttatgTACTTAATCTGTATCTGGGCTGCTTGGCAGAATGTACTGTGAGACATCGCAGACCTGTAGCACCCTAATTGTCCAGATCTTTACCCAACCAGTGTGCCTTATGCTCTCATTCCTGTTGCTCTTACACTGCTGAGTACTGTCTGCCtagaaagcagcagtgttcaggaagaaattcttctaCGCACAGATTATTTTCTCCCATGGTGGGTAGGGAGGTATTGTAGCTTTTTTCAACGGGCTTGTCAGATTTCGATGCTGACCAAGTGAATTACAGTTCTGGAGAGAAGTGAGCTGTATCTGTTTGGGTCAAAACCTGCATAAGATGAAAACGAATGGATGATTACCTTCAGTAAAGTCTACAAGCATTTTCACAGTTACTTTGTTAGATTTGTGAAGTTAGTTAGCCCTGTAGATCACATCTTTCAGGGAATGTTTGGGTACATTAACTTACTACTTAACTCTGTAAGCTGCTAATTAATGTGATGCTTCCTGGATGCCTAGTAAGAGCTTCTTggtttttcccttttatatattttttttctcttttaatatgtatgttttaatatgttttaaaaatctgattcTGTTCTGGCTGCAGTAAGTGGTCTTAAACTTCATGTTCATCAAACAATCTGAGTTTTTGTATTAAGCTACTGATGGCATTGAAAGCTGCTTTGATTGTGCTTTAATTTGCCTGTTTTTAATTGTCAGGGATGATTGGCTATGGCATGGCCAAAGGAGCAGTGCATCAGCTGTGTCAGAGTTTAGCAGGTCCCAATAGCGGCCTGCCATCTGGGTCTGCTGCTGTTGCCATTTTACCGTAAGTGATTGCACAGTTGCTTCTatgttgttttatttgcttactGCTGTAACCTGGAATCACATGGATGTGCTTGTGATGTCCTGTTCACAGGGCACAAACAGCTTCTCACACCTATTCACAGCTTCATGCAAGTCACACAgaaaatgttggtttttttttttctttcctttgcaaaaCAGTAGTGGATATTAGGATTGAAATTTGATTTGCCTTTAACCAGTTCAACCGTAGCTGTGCATTAACATGAggttttttggttctttttttccagtatagACAGAACTCTGAAAATGCGATGAGCTATTCAGCACAGTTGTAGATTGAACCATGTGATAGTAGTAAAGGGTAAATAGTAAAGCAAAAGGACTACTTGACAAGTTTTGACTTGGTTAAAGATGCTTCTTCATAAGGTGCTGCATAACTAAGTAATGCAGCATTAAAAAATCGGTAAAATTAGATGATTTTGggaatatgtgaaaagaaaaagtttagcTTGTATTTTCCTGTCACAGCTGTCTTTTTGATGAGGGAAGCTAGAAAAGTAGCCTAGAAGATCTTCACTCTGTCTAAACTCAGCAATTCTGTTGCcaaaatgagaaacatttttcttgccAGGTCCATATCTAATTCAGGACCAAAAACTACTAAAGAGTTCTATATAGGGACTCAGAACACTGTCTGAATTCaccctgctttgttttcctcataCACAAACATCACCTTCTACAGAGCCGTATGGACAGACAGACACCAATATCACCGGCCTCTTGGGTGTTCTGCATTTGGATGCTTCTCATGCAAAACTGGTTTTGAGTGAAGTTTTGAGAAAGTAATGATACCTTGGATTATCAACAGTATCTCAAGGAAGGAGTTGTGAAAAGTTCACCCCTTTATCACTGTATATAGCATAAATATATATCACCAAAGTCAAAGCTTCGTATGCTTGTGCACTTAACCTCTGCATTTGCAGCTGGCATGAGGCTCTGTGAAAGAATGGCTGTACTGTGCCTGTGCTGTACAGTACACCTGAATAAGCATGCTGCTGTctcttcctgcctgcaggagagagAGTAGAAGGGAGCTGTGGACTGAGTGATTGCTCTAATGGGCTGGATTTCATCAGCAAGCCAGGAAGATGAGGGCTTGTAGGTTGGAGCCTTTGGTATATGTTGAAACTGATGGCTGTATGTTCTCAGCATGTGGAGGATACAGGGGAAATCCATACCACGTGGCCTAAAAGGCAAGCATATGCTACAGTGCTGAATAGAAGCAGGTGGCACTCATCAGAAACATGGTGTATCATTGAAAGGCTTATCTTTTTTAATCACAGGGTTACCTTAGATACACCAGCAAACAGGAAATCAATGCCTGATGCAGACTTCAGCTCCTGGACGCCCTTAGAATTCATTGCTGAGTGAGTATCAGTGTGGTAACTAAGCAGTTCCTCACTGTCCCTTTTGCTGCTCTATCTTTATTGCGTGTTCTCTCTAAATAGCAGTCTTGGATTTGGGTGGCTTTTTACCTCCATCATCTCATTGTGTGTGTTTCTCAGTCACATTGGGTTTATTGCACAGGCTTCTTAACTGGAGAAAATCAGCCCAACTATGTCAACTGCAGCATCTCTACACCAGTTATTCCAACAAGGGAGATTGCCTTAAGCAGTTGTAAGCCACAGAACCTCATAAAGCCTGTAGACAAATTGCAGACAGCAGATGCAAGAGACAATAGTCTGGCTTAAAGGTAGACTGCAAATAGGCATGGAAACTTTGGgattcttgtttttctgttaaacACTCTGTGGCCAGTCTGTGGTGTCTTCATTTCTCAGCTGACAAAACTCCTTCTCTTGTTTAGAAAAATTTAGTCaatatgtttgtttcttttttccatcatCCACAAAGGCTTGTCCTGAATGTTGTTGCAAGATGCTGAGATTCCAGCTGTAGTTTGCATAGGAACAGGCTGAGATTGCCCTGCTCACTGTGTGTCGCTTCTCTTGGTTAGAGAGGTGCAGCACAAGTGCTGCTTTCTGCGCTGTGATCAGGAGTAGCAGAGATCCTGCTGAGGGCGAGCtgtcaaaaggaagaaaataaggacacagggaagaaaataaggaCACATTCATACATTGTAAAGGGCTTTActcttacactttttaaagtCTTAGAGTTGACACTGGAATTGCATTTACCTATTGATAATTGTTCAGGGAGTAGTTTAGTTCTGACAttagatttcctttttttttgtgacatttAGAGTGAGGAATGGTTTTGTGAGCACCCTCTGCAGCTGTTTGATGTGGCTCTTTAAAAGGCCCCATTGAGTTGGcctaaaaacatttaaaaaaaagatctttAGTTTATTGTGCTTAACCAGATGTTgtggttttaccttttttttttttttttttttgtatatttttaagtctttttttttcatatggaaGAACTAAGTTGATTGTCTTGGTTTGTTTCTTGAGTTCTAATTCCTGAACTTTtaaatctggttttgaaaatggaaagtCATGCCGGCTGTGGAAGAAAAACATGTGATATTAAGTGTTGGGAACATCTGCATCTtgggaaggaggcagaaaaacTTTCCCTACCAGGCACTTGAATGTTGTGCCATTGTGTCAGATGGCAGGGACGTTCCAGCATGGCAGTTGCTGTGTCTGCAACATTGGAAGGGTTGATGGACATGAAAAATACACTGTGCTTTCTGTATTATATTTTGAGCAAGGAGTTTGTGTTACATCTTGGTAAGAAGTGTTCTGGTGTGTTACCTGAATGAGTCCATCTTACTTTGCAATACACTGAATGTCTTAAGGCTTTGTGTGCTTCTGCTGAGACCAGTTAAATATCTAAATGTTACAGTGGCCTGTAGGAGACTAGTGGGTTTAGCAACTCTGTTATAGCCATGAATGCTATAAAGGCAACTTAAgttgcctttccttcccctttt
The sequence above is a segment of the Lathamus discolor isolate bLatDis1 chromosome 1, bLatDis1.hap1, whole genome shotgun sequence genome. Coding sequences within it:
- the CLRN2 gene encoding clarin-2 isoform X1, translated to MPGCFKKTLFALASLVSFVSFILIVVAMGTPKWMTGKILCKTGADLVNATDPELIKFIGEIYYGLFRGGKIRQCGLGGRRSQFTIFPHMVKKLNTGLHVIIIMFLCVAISFSLVSFGFCILNAIKVPYRAIKGPAGVCLWNFIAGGFLVLAVTSFMAAVKFHHLTERIASFRENVFQFVVLEERFEDSFWLCVASATAHAVNLLLIAISGIHFPKIKTKTEEANVTAEDIMY
- the QDPR gene encoding dihydropteridine reductase, whose protein sequence is MRRRDRPATKGSAVRRSSAGAGVGRAALAGSMAAAGRVLVYGGRGALGSQCVRYLKSRDWWVASIDLAENEDASASVVVKMGDSFPEHAEQVTAEVGKLLGEEKVDAILCVAGGWAGGSAKAKSLYKNCDLMWKQSVWTSTISSHLATKHLKEGGLLTLTGAQAALAGTPGMIGYGMAKGAVHQLCQSLAGPNSGLPSGSAAVAILPVTLDTPANRKSMPDADFSSWTPLEFIAETFYDWITGKNRPNSGSLIQVVTTGGKTELVAAAHL
- the CLRN2 gene encoding clarin-2 isoform X2 gives rise to the protein MTGKILCKTGADLVNATDPELIKFIGEIYYGLFRGGKIRQCGLGGRRSQFTIFPHMVKKLNTGLHVIIIMFLCVAISFSLVSFGFCILNAIKVPYRAIKGPAGVCLWNFIAGGFLVLAVTSFMAAVKFHHLTERIASFRENVFQFVVLEERFEDSFWLCVASATAHAVNLLLIAISGIHFPKIKTKTEEANVTAEDIMY